The following are encoded in a window of Saccharothrix longispora genomic DNA:
- a CDS encoding permease prefix domain 1-containing protein, with protein MTSGSDGGEGLEAQFDQWRRYVERRRELRQPDVEELEDHLRGSVDELVDAGLRADEAFLVAVKRMGSLDELSREFAREHSERLWKQLVLTGGTDDPAEGATSRRDLLVAVGCAVGAAVSVKAPELFGLTPEADGAFYGTNAALFALPWLAAFLAWRRGASKAVVGALVALFALGAVAANAYPLADESQSVVLTAIHLPIALWFAVGLAYASDDPRSPRRRMDFVRFTGELFVYYVLIALGGGVLVGFLFGTFQAIGVSPEHVVAEWVLPCGAAAAVVVAGWLVEAKQSVVENIAPVLTRLFTPLFTVALLAFLVTFGLTRGGIDVEREALILFDLLLVVVLGLLLYSISARDPLAPPGLFDKLQLALVVSALAIDVLVLLAITGRISEYGTTPNKAAALGENVILLANLAWSAWLLLGLVRRRRPFTALERWQTGYLPVYAGWAWVVVLVFPPLFDHL; from the coding sequence GTGACGAGCGGTTCGGATGGCGGGGAGGGGCTGGAGGCCCAGTTCGACCAGTGGCGCCGGTACGTGGAGCGCCGCAGGGAGCTGCGGCAGCCCGACGTCGAGGAGCTGGAGGACCACCTGCGCGGGTCCGTCGACGAACTCGTCGACGCCGGTCTGCGCGCCGACGAGGCGTTCCTGGTCGCGGTCAAGCGCATGGGCAGCCTGGACGAGCTGTCCCGCGAGTTCGCCCGGGAGCACTCGGAACGGCTGTGGAAGCAGCTGGTGCTGACCGGCGGGACCGACGACCCGGCGGAGGGCGCCACGTCGCGGCGCGACCTGCTCGTGGCGGTCGGCTGCGCGGTGGGCGCGGCGGTCTCGGTCAAGGCGCCGGAGCTGTTCGGCCTCACCCCCGAGGCGGACGGCGCGTTCTACGGGACCAACGCCGCCCTGTTCGCGCTGCCCTGGTTGGCGGCCTTCCTGGCGTGGCGCCGCGGCGCGTCGAAGGCGGTGGTCGGCGCCCTGGTGGCGTTGTTCGCGCTCGGCGCGGTCGCGGCCAACGCCTACCCGCTCGCCGACGAGTCGCAGTCGGTGGTCCTCACCGCCATCCACCTGCCCATCGCCCTGTGGTTCGCGGTCGGCCTGGCCTACGCGTCCGACGACCCGCGCTCGCCCCGCAGGCGCATGGACTTCGTCCGCTTCACCGGCGAGCTGTTCGTCTACTACGTCCTCATCGCCCTCGGCGGCGGCGTGCTGGTCGGCTTCCTGTTCGGGACGTTCCAGGCCATCGGGGTGTCGCCGGAGCACGTCGTCGCGGAGTGGGTGCTCCCGTGCGGCGCGGCGGCCGCGGTGGTGGTGGCCGGGTGGCTGGTGGAGGCCAAGCAGAGCGTCGTCGAGAACATCGCCCCGGTGCTCACGCGGCTGTTCACCCCGTTGTTCACCGTGGCGCTGCTGGCGTTCCTCGTCACGTTCGGCCTGACCCGGGGCGGCATCGACGTCGAACGCGAGGCGCTGATCCTGTTCGACCTCCTGCTGGTCGTGGTGCTGGGGCTGCTGCTCTACTCGATCTCGGCCCGCGACCCGCTGGCCCCGCCCGGCCTGTTCGACAAGCTGCAACTCGCCCTCGTGGTCAGCGCGCTGGCCATCGACGTGCTGGTGCTGCTGGCGATCACCGGCCGCATCAGCGAGTACGGCACCACGCCCAACAAGGCGGCGGCGCTCGGGGAGAACGTCATCCTGCTGGCCAACCTCGCCTGGTCGGCCTGGCTGCTGCTGGGCCTGGTCCGCCGGCGCCGGCCGTTCACGGCGCTCGAACGCTGGCAGACCGGCTACCTCCCGGTGTACGCCGGGTGGGCGTGGGTCGTGGTGCTGGTCTTCCCGCCGCTGTTCGACCACCTCTGA